One genomic region from Sciurus carolinensis chromosome 2, mSciCar1.2, whole genome shotgun sequence encodes:
- the Ddx27 gene encoding probable ATP-dependent RNA helicase DDX27 produces the protein MLAELGLIGTIGEDDEVPVEPESDSGDEEEEGPIVLGRKQKALQKNRSADFNPDFVFTEKEGVSDGSWALADVMSQLKKKRAATTLDEKIEKVRKKRKTEDKEAKSGKLEEKEAQTGSEPGEQGDLEGTQEVGSAEEESESDYSSAEEDILTKADTLKVKEQKKKKKKGQEAGGFFEDASQYDENLSFQDMNLSRPLLKAITAMGFKQPTPIQKACIPVGLLGKDICACAATGTGKTAAFALPVLERLIYKPRQGPVTRVLVLVPTRELGIQVHSVTKQLAQFCNITTCLAVGGLDVKSQEAALRAAPDILIATPGRLIDHLHNCPSFHLGSIEVLILDEADRMLDEYFEEQMKEIIRMCSHHRQTMLFSATMTDEVKDLASVSLKNPVRIFVNSNTDVAPFLRQEFIRIRPNREGDREAIVAALLTRTFTDHVMLFTQTKKQAHRMHILLGLLGLQVGELHGNLSQTQRLEALRRFKDEQIDILVATDVAARGLDIEGVKTVINFTMPNTIKHYVHRVGRTARAGRAGRSVSLVGEEERKMLKEIVKAAKAPVKARILPQDVILRFRDKIEKMEKDVYAVLQLEAEEKEIQRSEAQISTAKRLLEEGKEAVDKEPERSWFQTKEERKKEKIAKALQEFDLALRGKKKRKKFMKDAKKKGEMTAEERSQFEILKAQMFAERLAKRNRRAKRARAMPEEEPARGPAKKQKPRKKSVFDEELTNTSKKALKQYRAGPSFEERKQLGLPHQRRGGNFKSKSRYKRKK, from the exons ATGCTGGCGGAGCTCGGTTTGATCGGGACCATAGGCGAAGATGACGAGGTGCCGGTGGAGCCCGAGTCTGACTCCGGagacgaggaggaggag GGGCCCATCGTGCTGGGCCGGAAGCAGAAGGCCTTGCAGAAGAACCGCAGTGCCGACTTCAACCCTGACTTCGTTTTCACTGAGAAGGAGGGGGTGTCTGATGGCAGCTGGGCCCTGGCTGATGTGATGAGCCAGCTCAAGAAGAAG AGGGCAGCTACTACCTTAGATGAGAAGATTGAGAAAGTGCGAAAGAAAAGGAAAACGGAG gataAAGAAGCCAAGTCCGGGAAACTGGAGGAGAAGGAAGCTCAGACTGGCTCTGAGCCAGGGGAGCAGGGGGACCTGGAGGGGACACAGGAGGTGGGCTCGGCAGAGGAGGAGTCAGAGAGCGACTACTCGTCTGCTGAGGAAGACATCCTCACCAAAGCAG ATACACTCAAAGTAAAGgagcagaagaagaagaagaagaagggacag GAGGCAGGAGGCTTCTTTGAAGATGCATCTCAGTATGATGAAAACCTCTCCTTCCAGGACATGAACCTGTCCCGGCCTCTTCTGAAG gcCATTACAGCCATGGGCTTCAAGCAACCCACCCCCATCCAGAAGGCGTGTATTCCCGTGGGTCTGCTGGGGAAGGACATCTGTGCCTGTGCAGCCACCGGGACAG GTAAAACTGCAGCTTTTGCTCTGCCCGTCTTGGAGCGTCTGATCTACAAACCCCGCCAAGGCCCTGTAACCCGCGTCCTGGTGCTGGTTCCCACCCGAGAGCTGGGCATCCAGGTGCACTCTGTCACCAAGCAGCTGGCCCAGTTCTGTAACATCACTACCTGTCTGGCTGTGG GCGGCCTTGATGTCAAGTCTCAGGAAGCAGCTCTTCGGGCGGCCCCTGACATCCTCATTGCCACCCCGGGTCGGCTGATCGATCACCTCCACAACTGCCCTTCCTTCCACCTGGGCAGCATTGAGGTGCTCATCCTGGACGAGGCTGACAG GATGCTGGATGAGTACTTTGAGGAGCAGATGAAGGAGATCATCCGAATGTGCTCCCACCACCGCCAGACCATGCTCTTCTCAGCCACCATGACAGATGAG GTGAAAGATCTGGCTTCTGTCTCTTTGAAGAACCCTGTCCGGATATTTGTGAACAGCAACACAGATGTGGCTCCCTTCCTACGGCAGGAGTTCATTCGGATCCGGCCAAATCGGGAAGGAGACCGGGAAGCCATTGTAGCAG CCCTGTTGACGAGAACCTTCACCGACCACGTGATGCTGTTCACCCAGACCAAGAAGCAGGCCCACCGCATGCACATCCTCCTGGGGCTTCTGGGGCTGCAGGTGGGTGAACTCCATGGAAACCTGTCACAGACCCAGCGACTGGAGGCCCTCAG GCGCTTTAAGGATGAACAGATTGACATCCTTGTGGCCACAGATGTGGCAGCCCGTGGACTTGACATTGAAGGAGTCAAAACG GTAATCAACTTCACGATGCCCAATACTATCAAGCACTACGTACACCGGGTGGGGCGGACCGCGCGAGCTGGCAGGGCTGGGCGCTCAGTCTCTCTGGTGGGAGAAGAGGAACGGAAGATGCTGAAGGAGATTGTGAAGGCCGCCAAGGCCCCTGTGAAGGCCCGTATTCTTCCCCAGG ATGTTATCCTCAGATTCCGGGACAAGATTGAGAAGATGGAGAAAGACGTGTACGCAGTGCTGCAGCTGGAGGCAGAGGAGAAGGAGATTCAGCGGTCCGAAGCCCAG ATCAGCACCGCAAAGCGGCTCttggaagaggggaaggaggctgTGGACAAAGAGCCTGAGAGGAGCTGGTTTCAGAccaaagaagagaggaagaaggagaaaa TTGCCAAGGCTCTGCAGGAGTTTGACTTGGccttaagaggaaagaaaaaaaggaagaagtttaTGAAGGATGCCAAGAAAAAGGGGGAGATGACA GCAGAGGAAAGGTCCCAGTTTGAAATCCTCAAGGCACAGATGTTTGCTGAGCGACTGGCCAAGAGGAACCGCAGAGCCAAGCGGGCCAGGGCTATGCCTGAAGAGGAGCCGGCGAGAGGCCCTG CCAAGAAGCAAAAGCCGAGGAAGAAATCTGTATTTGATGAGGAACTCACCAACACCAGCAAGAAGGCCCTGAAACAGTATCGAGCAGG TCCTTCTTTTGAAGAAAGGAAACAGTTGGGTCTGCCCCatcagagaagaggaggaaacttcAAATCTAAGTCCAg ATACAAGAGGAAGAAGTAG